A window of Primulina huaijiensis isolate GDHJ02 chromosome 9, ASM1229523v2, whole genome shotgun sequence contains these coding sequences:
- the LOC140984161 gene encoding equilibrative nucleotide transporter 3-like: MSSGYLEQGTAINLKGKYAAIVVCWFLGNGCLFAWNSMLTIEDYYAYLFPRYHPSRVLTLVYQPFALGTLAILAYHEAKVNTRIRNIFGYAAFFVSTLLVLVLDLATAGRGGIWTFVGICAISAAFGVADAHVQGGMIGDLSFMQPEFIQSFLAGLAASGALTSALRLITKAAFENSKNGLRKGAIMFFAISTFFELVCLLLYAFIFPKLPIVRYYRSKAASEGSKTVSADLAAGGVELQQGQADQHGAKDLERLSNKELLSRNVDYAFDMFFIYALTLSIFPGFLSEDTGSHSLGGWYALVLVAMYNVWDLIGRYVPLIERIKLKSRKGLVMAVVARFLLIPAFYFTAKYGDQGWMIMLTSILGLSNGYLTVCVLTSAPEGYKGPEQNALGNILVVFLIGGIFAGVTLDWLWLIGKGW, translated from the exons ATGTCCTCCGGCTATCTAGAACAAGGGACTGCAATTAATCTTAAG GGGAAGTATGCTGCAATTGTAGTATGTTGGTTTCTTGGCAATGGATGCCTCTTTGCTTGGAATAGCATGTTGACAATCGAGGACTACTATGCTTACTTGTTCCCG CGATACCACCCCTCGAGAGTGCTTACACTTGTGTACCAACCATTTGCGCTTGGAACGCTTGCGATCCTGGCTTATCACGAGGCTAAAGTCAATACAAGAATACGTAATATATTTGGATACGCTGCTTTCTTCGTAAGCACACTTTTGGTGCTCGTT CTAGATTTAGCCACAGCAGGACGAGGGGGGATATGGACATTTGTTGGTATATGTGCAATAAGCGCGGCTTTTGGAGTTGCAGATGCTCATGTTCAGGGTGGAATGATTGGAGATCTCTCCTTTATGCAGCCTGAGTTTATTCAG TCTTTTCTAGCTGGATTGGCTGCCTCTGGGGCTCTTACATCTGCTCTGAGATTGATCACAAAAGCAGCATTCGAGAATTCGAAAAACGGTCTACGGAAAGGAGCAA TTATGTTCTTTGCTATTTCGACATTTTTCGAGCTGGTCTGCCTCCTACTTTACGCCTTCATTTTTCCAAAGCTTCCGATTGTGAGATACTATCGCTCCAAAGCAGCATCAGAGGGTTCAAAGACTGTTTCCGCTGATCTTGCTGCTGGAGGAGTCGAACTACAACAGGGACAA GCTGATCAACACGGAGCAAAAGATTTGGAGCGACTGAGCAACAAAGAACTACTATCACGCAATGTCGATTATGCATTCGATATGTTTTTCATATACGCCCTCACCCTATCGATCTTCCCTGGTTTCTTATCCGAGGACACCGGATCACATAGCTTGGGAGGATG GTACGCGCTTGTTCTCGTTGCCATGTACAACGTTTGGGACTTGATAGGGCGGTATGTGCCACTGATAGAGCGTATCAAGCTGAAGTCTCGGAAAGGGCTCGTGATGGCAGTTGTGGCTCGGTTTTTACTCATTCCCGCGTTCTACTTCACTGCCAAGTACGGTGATCAAGGATGGATGATAATGCTTACATCCATCTTGGGGCTAAGTAACGGTTATCTAACCGTTTGTGTGCTCACCTCTGCCCCGGAAGGCTACAAG GGGCCGGAGCAAAATGCGTTGGGGAACATACTGGTGGTGTTTCTCATTGGAGGTATATTCGCAGGAGTAACACTGGATTGGTTGTGGCTGATAGGGAAAGGTTGGTGA